Proteins encoded together in one Ciona intestinalis chromosome 1, KH, whole genome shotgun sequence window:
- the LOC100186517 gene encoding protein TEX261-like, translating into MWFLYILTWLSLAVQILFVTLSIAAALYYLAEIIEEYTVMTRKVVKNMLVVSCVVYVGLWLFESFPFTIIAVGLFTNLVEFSLLRSFPFIELTSPNFIGTVLLVFVNHYLAFKYFNKVYHTFAEVLSYFTLCLWLIPFTFFISLSAGDNVLPSTVQPLLTPNPDHDVLSHYMTKGKKKRSVLLTIFENCKDFVMPSRTKRF; encoded by the exons ATGTggtttttgtatatattgacATGGCTGTCTTTAGCAGtgcaaatattatttgttacatTATCTATAG CTGCTGCACTTTATTACCTGGCTGAAATAATAGAAGAATACACAGTTATGACGAGAAAAGTCGTCAAAAACATGTTGGTG gtttcaTGTGTTGTATATGTTGGGCTATGGTTGTTTGAAAGTTTTCCGTTTACGATAATCGCTGTGGGTCTGTTCACGAACCTTGTTGAGTTTAGTTTGCTGCGGAGTTTCCCTTTCATTGAACTAACTTCTCCAAATTTTATTGGAACAGTTT TACTAGTGTTCGTCAATCATTATCTCGCATTCAAGTACTTCAATAAGGTCTACCACACATTTGCAGAA GTGCTAAGTTACTTTACTTTATGCTTGTGGTTGATCCCGTTCACTTTCTTCATTTCTTTATCAGCGGGTGACAATGTTCTTCCCTCCACTGTACAACCATTACTCACTCCAAACCCAG aTCATGATGTTCTGTCACATTACATGACAAAGGGCAAGAAAAAAAGATCGGTTTTGCTCACAATATTTGAAAACTGCAAAGATTTTGTTATGCCTTCGCGGACAAAACGATTTTga
- the LOC100183386 gene encoding negative elongation factor A-like, with the protein MAHVRDSDTALWLHNKLGSAEELWIPSSISGIIKTSTIDNIFRCFPVLTTTVKLKLLLGILHLPRRNLEEMKHMIEGIIEVALEDTDLWVKLVANIVNTYPMTCTLNLDLLSSPIAQNVLDQLSEKVNETDAFSSLPLECQLVNKSSLQSLVGNLPPLSRHFALKRKPKSAALRADLLHKSSEAVTQMKKGGSGGAVKMAPVKHRDMNRRLSDVSPMRGIQVKATMNRSESLRVTSTPVTPGVNRSFSRISRQQAGGTKLLDISEQPIGGSGIGARDSKRRKKQMMLEQSAQSQAQEDEEEEEPQEKAPDYAAGLVQPVMDVQTQPENEDKHEEDLSRSASLDASHHRTTSDSAEQSSDNEEQMETQEVEETGKSSTFDSSKTTSSESDVNSPHRSTASSSGKEEFKSPQYSSPHLPPPHKPPTSLEKNLQPVYSEQQQSSAQSNLLHSPPVAPNVYQLNNPLYNPPSRPPLAPNQAPQPQISTRLPAQPQLHANARMVLPAGYTLAQHHQPQMLIQQLPRTVLDPTQLGQQPVRQSFYQPQLLHQQAPRQVIRQQIPQQQQQQQVRLVPSNLHRQQMQQQQQQQQQQQAIMTQQPTVFMKSAPFQPQQQLTPPPPKRGLTLTKEQMVEAQEMFRTANRLSRPEKAIILGFMAGSRENPSPEHGDVLQIVLSEARQNIQNPNGGGILPVIVETLFEMDYKTGKSTKKQRFKAAVTNQVSALKT; encoded by the exons ATGGCGCATGTCAGAGATAGTGACACTGCCCTTTGGTTGCATAACAAACTTGGCTCTGCCGAGGAGCTTTGGATACCATCAAGTATCAGTGGTATTATAAAAACGAGTACAATCGACAACATATTTCGTTGCTTTCCTGTACTGACTACTACGGTGAAGTTAAAACTGTTGCTTGGCATTCTGCACTTGCCGCGGAGAAACTTAGAAGAG atGAAACACATGATTGAAGGAATTATTGAAGTTGCGTTGGAAGACACTGATCTATGGGTGAAGCTGGTTGCAAATATTGTGAACACTTATCCGATGACTTGTACACTTAATCTTGATTTGTTGTCGAGTCCAATTGCTCAAAATGTACTTGATCAACTTTCAGAAAAAG tGAATGAAACTGATGCGTTCTCCAGTCTTCCATTAGAATGTCAGCTTGTAAATAAATCTTCGTTACAAAGTTTGGTTGGAAACTTGCCCCCTCTTAGTCGacattttgctttaaaaagaaaaccgAAGTCTGCCGCTCTACGTGCTGATTTACTAcataaat CGAGTGAAGCAGTTACTCAAATGAAGAAAGGTGGATCCGGTGGTGCAGTGAAAATGGCTCCTGTTAAACATCGAGATATGAACCGGCGGTTATCGGACGTTAGCCCAATGAGAGGAATACAAGTAAAAGCAACAATGAACAGATCGGAAAGTTTGCGAGTTACGTCTACTCCTGTTACTCCCGGTGTTAACAGAAGTTTCTCTCGCATATCAAGGCAGCAA GCTGGCGGCACAAAATTGTTGGATATTTCTGAACAACCGATTGGAGGAAGCGGGATCGGAGCACGAGATAGCAAGAGGAGGAAGAAGCAGATGATGTTGGAACAATCAGCTCAATCTCAGGCACAGGAAGAcgaggaagaagaagag CCGCAAGAGAAAGCTCCGGATTATGCTGCTGGGCTTGTACAGCCTGTTATGGATGTTCAAACGCAACCAGAGAATGAAGATAAACACGAGGAAGACTTATCACGATCTGCGTCACTGGATGCATCGCATCATCGCACAACATCTGACTCTGCTGAGCAATCGTCAGATAACGAGGAACAAATGGAAACTCAAGAAG TTGAAGAAACTGGCAAGTCGTCTACGTTTGATTCAAGTAAAACAACGTCAAGCGAAAGTGACGTTAACTCTCCCCATCGTTCCACAGCCAGTTCATCAGGAAAGGAGGAATTCAAATCACCGCAATA TTCATCTCcacatctccccccaccccacaaACCACCTACATCGCTCGAGAAAAATCTTCAACCAG TTTACTCGGAGCAGCAGCAATCATCCGCACAAAGCAATCTTCTTCATTCTCCTCCCGTGGCTCCAAATGTCTATCAACTTAACAACCCCCTCTATAACCCCCCCTCCCGCCCCCCGCTTGCACCCAACCAAGCACCTCAACCTCAAATATCAACCAGGTTACCTGCCCAACCACAACTCCATGCAAATGCAAGGATGGTTCTCCCAGCTGGTTATACGCTTGCCCAACACCACCAACCACAGATGTTGATACAACAACTACCACGTACAGTGCTG GATCCGACACAACTTGGTCAGCAGCCGGTGCGACAATCGTTTTACCAACCTCAGTTATTACATCAGCAAGCTCCAAGGCAAGTTATTCGGCAACAAATtccccaacaacaacaacaacaacaagtacGACTTGTGCCATCCAATCTACACAGACAACaaatgcaacaacaacaacaacaacaacaacaacaacaagcaaTAATGACCCAACAACCAACAGTGTTTATGAAGAGCGCTCCTTTCCAACCCCAGCAACAATTAACCCCCCCACCACCAAAACGAGGACTAACACTCACG AAAGAACAAATGGTTGAAGCGCAAGAAATGTTCCGAACAGCAAATCGCTTATCACGACCTGAAAAAGCGATTATTCTCGGTTTCATGGCAGGATCACGTGAAAACCCATCACCAGAGCATGGAGATGTGCTGCAg attGTTTTATCTGAAGCAAGACAAAACATCCAGAACCCGAATGGTGGAGGAATCCTACCCGTTATTGTTGAAACATTGTTTGAAATGGATTACAAAACTGGAAAGTCCACTAAAAAACAACGATTTAAAGCTGCCGTCACAAATCAAGTATCTGCATTAAAGACCTAA
- the LOC100184140 gene encoding signal recognition particle 14 kDa protein-like gives MVLLENDSFLTELTTLYQKCRTSGTVYVTMKKYDGRTKPKPKPNNLRSKQKPQVQAPIEGLCLIRATNGKKKLSTVVNAKDINKFQMAYTSVLRANLDGLKKHGKKKSKLASSSKVADQ, from the coding sequence ATGGTGTTGTTGGAAAACGACTCCTTTTTAACTGAACTGACTACACTGTATCAAAAATGTCGGACTTCTGGTACGGTGTACGTCACCATGAAAAAATATGATGGAAGAACGAAACCAAAGCCTAAACCAAACAATCTACGATCAAAACAAAAGCCACAGGTGCAAGCACCTATTGAAGGACTCTGTCTTATTCGTGCGACTAATGGGAAAAAGAAGCTCAGTACCGTCGTGAACGCTAAGGATATCAATAAATTTCAAATGGCATACACAAGCGTATTGCGTGCAAATCTTGATGGACTAAAAAAACACGGAAAGAAAAAATCGAAACTGGCATCTAGCAGCAAAGTTGCTGACCAGTGA